In a single window of the Streptomyces sp. CGMCC 4.7035 genome:
- a CDS encoding DUF2617 family protein, translating into MLTTLNTSYTDTRAADLAWTLGREPLPALATLDLELAGAQLQLRLLGASHQVLLEEERGNCSETVACIAGSSTPLPLGVAKRVGDWEYEFAARVEVLSPRSFAGRAQELLALVSDHPHGLAGVFPGSPHAFTAMLAQRHEGQVHWRTWHAYPQDGQLVATRTRVGVREPTARCDAAEERVSPPGGRGPGASFRPRSGTTSPSGV; encoded by the coding sequence ATGCTCACGACCCTGAACACCTCCTACACCGACACGCGCGCGGCCGACCTCGCCTGGACCCTGGGCCGCGAGCCGCTGCCCGCGCTTGCCACGCTCGACCTCGAACTCGCGGGCGCGCAACTTCAGTTGAGACTCCTCGGCGCCTCCCACCAGGTGCTCCTGGAGGAGGAACGGGGCAACTGCTCGGAGACGGTGGCGTGTATCGCGGGCTCCAGCACCCCACTGCCGCTGGGGGTCGCCAAGCGGGTCGGCGACTGGGAGTACGAGTTCGCGGCCCGGGTCGAGGTCCTGTCCCCTCGTTCCTTCGCGGGCCGCGCCCAGGAGCTGCTGGCCCTGGTCTCCGACCATCCCCACGGTCTGGCCGGCGTCTTCCCCGGCAGCCCGCACGCGTTCACGGCGATGCTGGCCCAGCGCCACGAGGGCCAGGTCCACTGGCGCACCTGGCACGCGTATCCGCAGGACGGCCAGTTGGTGGCGACGCGGACGCGGGTGGGGGTGAGGGAACCGACGGCACGATGTGACGCGGCGGAGGAGCGGGTGAGTCCGCCCGGCGGACGCGGCCCGGGCGCGTCCTTTCGGCCCAGGTCGGGCACCACCAGCCCGTCCGGTGTGTGA
- a CDS encoding polyamine aminopropyltransferase gives MIEPHAPAPPGAPPSWGEGGQGQARLPVRPGTGRFLVLVGVFVCAACGLVYELELVALASYLMGDSVTEASVVLSVMVFAMGVGSLAAKRLRCRAAAGFGAVEAALALVGGCSAMALYAVFAWTGAWGGVWSGGPRCLLVAFSLAIGLLIGAEVPLLMELIQRIRRQDAGGAVADLFAADYVGALVGGLAFPFLLLPQLGQLTGALLTGAVNAVAGGALVLGLFRRDLSRRGRRVLLVANLVVLGVLATAAVLVHDFERAARQAVYGGQVRVALRTGVQEVVLTGGTHGRPLGLFLDGRLRVSGRDEHRYHEALVHPAMGGGPHARVLILGGGDGLAAREVLWHAGVERVDVVERDPAVVRLARRDRSLSALNGHAFADPRVRVHTADAFCWLRHTRGTYDVVIADLPDPDITASTKLYSQEFYGLARRVLAAEGRLVVHAGPVTSRPRVFWTVEATVRAAGLRTVPYRVGGRAAGLTAGPDRSAGASRAARDWGFVLAARNRPVLTLDPREPRPRTLTPASLRADARAAARTRVADLPPSTLVHPRYAN, from the coding sequence GTGATCGAACCGCACGCGCCCGCACCACCCGGCGCCCCACCCTCCTGGGGCGAAGGCGGCCAGGGCCAGGCGCGGCTGCCCGTACGTCCCGGCACGGGGCGGTTCCTCGTCCTCGTCGGCGTGTTCGTCTGTGCGGCCTGCGGTCTCGTGTACGAACTCGAACTCGTCGCCCTCGCCTCGTACTTGATGGGCGATTCGGTCACCGAGGCCTCCGTCGTGCTCTCGGTGATGGTGTTCGCGATGGGCGTGGGCTCGCTCGCCGCCAAGCGGCTGCGCTGCCGCGCCGCGGCCGGCTTCGGCGCGGTCGAGGCGGCGCTCGCGCTCGTCGGCGGATGCAGTGCGATGGCCCTGTACGCGGTCTTCGCCTGGACCGGGGCCTGGGGCGGTGTCTGGTCGGGCGGTCCGCGCTGTCTGCTGGTCGCCTTCTCGCTCGCGATCGGCCTGCTCATCGGCGCGGAGGTCCCGCTGCTGATGGAGCTGATCCAGCGCATCCGCCGCCAGGACGCGGGCGGCGCGGTGGCGGACCTGTTCGCGGCGGACTACGTGGGCGCGCTGGTCGGAGGTCTCGCCTTCCCCTTCCTCCTGCTGCCGCAGCTCGGCCAGCTGACGGGCGCCCTGCTCACCGGCGCGGTCAACGCGGTCGCGGGCGGCGCCCTCGTCCTCGGCCTGTTCCGCCGGGACCTGAGCCGGCGCGGACGCCGGGTGCTGCTGGTCGCCAACCTCGTCGTTCTGGGCGTGCTCGCCACGGCGGCCGTCCTGGTCCACGACTTCGAACGGGCGGCACGCCAGGCGGTGTACGGCGGGCAGGTACGGGTCGCGCTGCGGACCGGCGTCCAGGAGGTCGTGCTGACCGGCGGCACCCATGGACGGCCGCTCGGCCTCTTCCTCGACGGCCGGCTGCGGGTGAGCGGTCGCGACGAGCACCGCTATCACGAGGCGCTCGTGCATCCCGCGATGGGCGGCGGCCCGCACGCGCGCGTGCTCATCCTCGGCGGCGGCGACGGCCTCGCGGCGCGCGAGGTGCTGTGGCACGCGGGGGTGGAGCGGGTGGACGTGGTCGAACGGGACCCGGCGGTGGTCCGGCTGGCCCGCCGGGACCGGTCCCTGTCCGCGCTGAACGGCCACGCCTTCGCGGACCCACGCGTCCGTGTGCACACGGCGGACGCGTTCTGCTGGCTCAGGCACACGCGGGGGACGTACGACGTGGTCATCGCGGACCTCCCGGACCCCGACATCACGGCGAGCACGAAGCTGTACTCGCAGGAGTTCTACGGGCTGGCCCGCCGGGTCCTCGCGGCCGAGGGCCGGCTGGTGGTGCACGCGGGCCCGGTGACCTCCCGCCCGCGTGTCTTCTGGACGGTCGAGGCGACGGTACGGGCGGCCGGCCTGCGCACGGTCCCGTACCGGGTCGGCGGGCGCGCGGCCGGCCTCACGGCGGGCCCCGACCGCTCGGCGGGCGCGTCCCGGGCCGCGCGCGACTGGGGCTTCGTCCTCGCCGCCCGAAACCGCCCGGTCCTGACCCTGGACCCGCGCGAGCCGCGCCCACGCACGCTGACCCCGGCCTCCCTGCGGGCGGACGCACGCGCGGCGGCGCGCACCCGGGTGGCGGACCTGCCACCGTCGACGCTCGTGCATCCGCGGTACGCGAACTGA
- a CDS encoding SRPBCC family protein gives MEHEVFVPVPAERLRDALADPARVARAVPGLQQDAGTEPVAGRLKVRIGGHTITYRGTLRVTGRDDGSYAVDGEATEARGTGTVKLSLSVRLLPAQDGTTVAFTGTATGDGRVAELPGDAVASAGARLLGRFAEQLGESEASEAAPEAAEGAPEGSEESPQAAEEAPEGSEEPPEAPEERSESSEAPEEPSEASVESSASSVFDAEVPPSSLDPFADEGEAEDDLVADGYDEGEQPVEAAHARRTMIGRSAEEVDHAPPRGRYAPVPAPETIAATATLRWAAPAAALLLASAIVAGRLLRRRR, from the coding sequence ATGGAGCATGAGGTGTTCGTTCCGGTGCCCGCCGAGCGGCTCAGGGACGCGCTGGCCGATCCCGCCCGGGTGGCCCGCGCGGTCCCCGGGCTCCAACAGGACGCGGGCACGGAGCCCGTCGCCGGCCGCCTCAAGGTACGTATCGGCGGCCACACGATCACCTACCGCGGCACCCTGCGGGTCACGGGCCGGGACGACGGCTCGTACGCGGTGGACGGCGAGGCGACGGAGGCGCGCGGCACCGGCACGGTGAAGCTGTCCCTGTCCGTACGCCTGCTGCCGGCCCAGGACGGCACGACGGTCGCGTTCACGGGTACGGCCACGGGCGACGGCCGGGTCGCGGAACTGCCCGGGGACGCGGTGGCCTCGGCCGGGGCACGGCTGCTGGGGCGGTTCGCGGAGCAGTTGGGGGAGAGCGAGGCGTCGGAAGCAGCCCCCGAGGCAGCGGAAGGGGCGCCCGAGGGTTCGGAGGAATCCCCCCAGGCGGCGGAAGAGGCGCCCGAGGGTTCGGAGGAACCCCCCGAGGCGCCGGAAGAACGCTCCGAGTCCTCGGAAGCCCCGGAAGAACCCTCCGAGGCCTCGGTGGAGTCTTCGGCCTCCTCGGTCTTCGACGCCGAGGTCCCGCCGTCGTCCCTCGACCCCTTCGCCGACGAGGGCGAGGCCGAGGACGACCTCGTGGCCGACGGTTACGACGAGGGAGAACAGCCCGTCGAAGCCGCGCACGCCCGGCGCACGATGATCGGCCGCAGTGCCGAGGAGGTCGACCACGCTCCCCCGCGCGGCCGCTATGCGCCCGTCCCCGCCCCGGAGACCATCGCGGCCACCGCGACCCTCCGCTGGGCGGCCCCGGCGGCGGCCCTGCTCCTGGCGTCGGCGATCGTGGCGGGCCGGCTGCTGCGCCGACGGCGCTGA
- a CDS encoding aldose epimerase family protein gives MSNDEITLTAGDAEVVLAPGNGGRVRSLRVGGRELLRQGERFGCFPMVPWCGRIRDGKFRNGGTVHQMPLNSPPHAIHGTVRDGAWRVARADGTEAVLTYDLVAPWPYPGRVTQVAALTEDSLTLTMSVETYESSFPAQIGWHPWFNRNLDGEDVRLDFSPAWQEERGDDHLPTGNRVEPGPGPWDDCFAMPGGVDVTLTWPGLLELKVAGREEWVVVYDEQPEAVCVEPQTGPPDGLNTLPRLVTPIEPLEATTTWTWRRL, from the coding sequence GTGAGTAACGACGAGATCACGTTGACCGCGGGAGACGCGGAGGTCGTGCTGGCGCCGGGCAACGGTGGGCGCGTGAGGAGTCTGCGCGTCGGCGGCCGGGAGCTGCTGAGGCAGGGCGAGCGGTTCGGGTGCTTCCCGATGGTCCCCTGGTGCGGTCGGATCCGGGACGGAAAGTTCCGCAACGGCGGCACGGTCCACCAGATGCCCCTCAACTCCCCGCCGCACGCCATCCACGGCACCGTCCGGGACGGCGCCTGGCGCGTGGCCCGCGCCGACGGGACCGAGGCCGTCCTCACGTACGACCTGGTGGCCCCCTGGCCCTACCCCGGCCGCGTCACCCAGGTCGCCGCGCTCACCGAGGACTCCCTCACGCTCACCATGTCCGTGGAGACGTACGAGTCCTCGTTCCCGGCCCAGATCGGCTGGCACCCCTGGTTCAACCGGAACCTCGACGGCGAGGACGTACGGCTCGACTTCAGCCCGGCCTGGCAGGAGGAGCGCGGCGACGACCACCTCCCCACCGGGAACCGCGTCGAGCCCGGCCCCGGCCCCTGGGACGACTGCTTCGCCATGCCCGGCGGCGTCGACGTCACCCTCACCTGGCCGGGGCTGCTGGAGCTGAAGGTCGCCGGCCGGGAGGAGTGGGTGGTGGTGTACGACGAGCAGCCGGAGGCGGTGTGCGTGGAGCCGCAGACCGGCCCGCCGGACGGCCTGAACACCCTTCCGCGCCTGGTCACGCCCATCGAGCCGCTGGAGGCCACGACCACGTGGACCTGGCGCCGCCTGTGA
- the pyrE gene encoding orotate phosphoribosyltransferase, with the protein MSEVRGALLQQIKDKAVVHGKVTLSSGLEADYYVDLRRITLDGEAAPLVGQVLLDLTADLDFDAVGGLTMGADPVAAAMLHAAAARGKKLDAFVVRKAAKAHGLQRRVEGPEIKGRRVLVVEDTSTTGGSPLTAVEAVREAGAEVVAVATIVDRATGAAEKIEEGAGVPYRFAYSKDELGLD; encoded by the coding sequence ATGAGTGAAGTACGTGGCGCCCTGCTGCAGCAGATCAAGGACAAGGCCGTGGTGCACGGCAAGGTGACCCTCTCTTCGGGCCTGGAGGCCGACTACTACGTCGACCTGCGCCGCATCACCCTCGACGGCGAGGCCGCCCCGCTGGTCGGCCAGGTGCTGCTGGACCTGACCGCCGACCTGGACTTCGACGCGGTCGGCGGGCTCACCATGGGCGCGGACCCGGTCGCGGCCGCCATGCTGCACGCGGCCGCCGCGCGCGGGAAGAAGCTGGACGCCTTCGTCGTCCGCAAGGCCGCGAAGGCGCACGGCCTGCAGCGGCGCGTGGAGGGCCCGGAGATCAAGGGCCGCCGGGTCCTGGTCGTCGAGGACACCTCCACCACCGGCGGCTCCCCGCTCACGGCCGTGGAGGCGGTGCGCGAGGCCGGCGCCGAGGTGGTCGCCGTCGCGACGATCGTCGACCGGGCCACGGGCGCGGCCGAGAAGATCGAGGAGGGCGCCGGGGTTCCGTACCGCTTCGCCTACTCGAAGGACGAACTGGGCCTGGACTGA
- the fbaA gene encoding class II fructose-bisphosphate aldolase: MPIATPEVYNEMLDRAKAGKFAYPAINVTSTQTLHAALRGFAEAESDGIIQISTGGAEFLGGQYSKDMVTGAVALAEFAHIVAEKYPVTVALHTDHCPKDKLDGYVRPLLAISEERVARGENPLFQSHMWDGSAETLSDNLKIAQELLERARAAKIILEVEITPTGGEEDGVSHEINDSLYTTVDDAIRTAEALGLGDKGRYLLAASFGNVHGVYKPGNVVLRPELLKELNEGVANKFGRPVDSKPFDFVFHGGSGSTEEEILTALENGVVKMNIDTDTQYAFTRPVADHMFKNYDGVLKVDGEVGSKSTYDPRTWGKLAEASMAKRVTEACANLRSTGTKIK; this comes from the coding sequence ATGCCCATCGCAACCCCCGAGGTCTACAACGAGATGCTCGACCGGGCGAAGGCAGGCAAGTTCGCCTACCCGGCCATCAACGTGACCTCGACCCAGACCCTGCACGCTGCTCTGCGCGGCTTCGCGGAGGCCGAGAGCGACGGCATCATCCAGATCTCGACGGGTGGCGCCGAGTTCCTGGGCGGTCAGTACAGCAAGGACATGGTCACCGGTGCGGTGGCCCTGGCCGAGTTCGCGCACATCGTCGCGGAGAAGTACCCGGTCACGGTCGCCCTGCACACCGACCACTGCCCGAAGGACAAGCTCGACGGGTACGTACGTCCGCTGCTCGCGATCTCCGAGGAGCGCGTCGCCCGCGGCGAGAACCCGCTGTTCCAGTCCCACATGTGGGACGGCTCCGCGGAGACCCTCTCCGACAACCTGAAGATCGCCCAGGAGCTCCTGGAGCGCGCCCGCGCCGCGAAGATCATCCTTGAGGTGGAGATCACCCCGACCGGCGGCGAGGAGGACGGCGTCTCCCACGAGATCAACGACTCCCTCTACACGACGGTCGACGACGCGATCCGCACGGCGGAGGCGCTGGGCCTCGGCGACAAGGGCCGCTACCTGCTGGCGGCGTCGTTCGGCAACGTGCACGGCGTGTACAAGCCGGGCAACGTCGTCCTGCGCCCCGAGCTGCTCAAGGAGCTGAACGAGGGCGTGGCCAACAAGTTCGGCCGCCCGGTCGACAGCAAGCCGTTCGACTTCGTCTTCCACGGCGGCTCCGGCTCCACGGAGGAGGAGATCCTGACGGCGCTGGAGAACGGCGTGGTCAAGATGAACATCGACACGGACACCCAGTACGCCTTCACGCGTCCGGTCGCCGACCACATGTTCAAGAACTACGACGGCGTCCTGAAGGTCGACGGCGAGGTCGGCTCCAAGAGCACCTACGACCCGCGCACCTGGGGCAAGCTGGCGGAGGCGTCGATGGCGAAGCGCGTCACCGAGGCCTGCGCGAACCTCCGGTCGACGGGCACCAAGATCAAGTAG
- a CDS encoding MFS transporter, protein MAVTEQQIPSVRITSPQGKWILLTTVLGSSMAMLDSTVVNVALPRIGRDLDASLAALQWTVNAYMVTLAGLILLGGSLGDRFGRRKVFVLGVVWFATASLLCGLAPTPGVLIAARALQGIGGALLTPGSLALIQASFHPDDRARAVGLWSGFGGIGAAVGPFLGGWLVDGPGWRWVFLLNVPLALVCAPIAVRHVPESGDGRAHGRFDVLGAALGALALALVTYALIEARGGSLAVVVTAVAGVAAGIAFVYVEKRRPDPMMPLGIFASRQFTAVNLVTLCVYAAFGGFFFLTALQLQVVAGYSALQAGTALLPTTALMLLFSARSGALAERIGPRIPLTVGPLLCAAGLLLMLRVGKDASYAADVLPALLVMGAGMVTLVAPLTATVLASVDTSQAGLASGINNAAARAAGLIAVAALPLLAGMGPEAYRSADAFAAAFRRAMPICAGVLVVGAVLAFATVRRPAPDCCRPECRMHGSVTAPPLEPSRGTTKSDAGPAS, encoded by the coding sequence ATGGCGGTCACCGAACAGCAGATCCCCTCCGTCAGGATCACCTCCCCCCAGGGGAAGTGGATCCTCCTGACCACCGTGCTCGGCTCCAGCATGGCCATGCTGGACTCCACCGTCGTCAACGTCGCCCTCCCCCGCATCGGCCGCGACCTCGACGCGAGCCTCGCCGCCCTCCAGTGGACCGTCAACGCGTACATGGTCACGCTCGCCGGTCTGATCCTCCTCGGCGGTTCCCTCGGCGACCGCTTCGGCCGCCGCAAGGTCTTCGTGCTGGGCGTCGTCTGGTTCGCGACCGCCTCGCTCCTGTGCGGCCTCGCTCCCACCCCCGGCGTCCTCATCGCCGCCCGGGCCCTGCAAGGCATCGGCGGCGCGCTCCTCACCCCCGGCTCGCTCGCGCTGATCCAGGCCTCGTTCCACCCGGACGACCGCGCACGGGCGGTCGGCCTCTGGTCCGGCTTCGGCGGCATCGGCGCCGCCGTCGGCCCGTTCCTCGGCGGCTGGCTGGTGGACGGCCCGGGCTGGCGCTGGGTGTTCCTGCTCAACGTCCCGCTGGCCCTGGTGTGCGCGCCCATCGCCGTCCGGCACGTACCGGAATCCGGGGACGGCCGCGCCCACGGCCGCTTCGACGTCCTCGGCGCCGCGCTCGGCGCCCTGGCCCTCGCCCTGGTGACCTACGCCCTCATCGAGGCCCGCGGTGGCTCCCTGGCCGTGGTCGTCACGGCGGTCGCGGGCGTCGCCGCCGGCATCGCCTTCGTGTACGTCGAGAAGCGCCGCCCCGACCCGATGATGCCGCTCGGCATCTTCGCGTCCCGCCAGTTCACGGCGGTCAACCTGGTGACCCTCTGTGTGTACGCGGCCTTCGGCGGGTTCTTCTTCCTCACCGCGCTCCAGCTCCAGGTGGTGGCGGGCTACTCGGCGCTCCAGGCCGGTACGGCACTGCTGCCCACGACCGCCCTCATGCTGCTCTTCTCGGCCCGCTCGGGCGCCCTCGCCGAGCGCATCGGACCGCGCATTCCGCTCACCGTCGGCCCCCTCCTGTGCGCGGCCGGCCTGCTGCTGATGCTGCGCGTCGGCAAGGACGCCTCGTATGCCGCCGACGTCCTGCCCGCCCTGCTGGTCATGGGCGCGGGCATGGTCACCCTGGTCGCTCCGCTGACCGCCACCGTGCTCGCCTCGGTGGACACCAGCCAGGCGGGCCTGGCCAGCGGCATCAACAACGCGGCGGCCCGGGCGGCCGGCCTGATCGCCGTGGCCGCGCTGCCGCTGCTCGCCGGGATGGGCCCGGAGGCGTACCGCTCGGCGGACGCCTTCGCCGCCGCGTTCCGCCGCGCGATGCCGATCTGCGCGGGTGTGCTGGTGGTCGGGGCGGTGCTCGCCTTCGCGACGGTACGCCGTCCGGCGCCGGACTGCTGCCGTCCCGAGTGCCGTATGCACGGCAGTGTGACGGCGCCGCCCCTGGAACCGTCCCGCGGGACCACGAAGTCGGACGCCGGTCCAGCTTCGTGA
- a CDS encoding DUF3151 domain-containing protein: MTLHENLLGGPPPTHLPDEPEPRELLANGVAPADVAAKHPSSSLAWAQLADDAFGRGAVVESYAYARTGYHRGLDALRRSGWKGHGPIPWEHEANRGFLRALHALARAAQGIGEQEEYERCTQFLKDSSPTAAQTLG; encoded by the coding sequence ATGACCCTTCACGAGAACCTCCTCGGGGGCCCGCCCCCGACCCACCTCCCCGACGAGCCGGAGCCGCGCGAGCTCCTCGCGAACGGTGTGGCGCCCGCCGACGTCGCCGCCAAGCACCCCTCCTCCTCGCTCGCCTGGGCCCAGCTGGCCGACGACGCGTTCGGACGGGGCGCGGTCGTGGAGTCGTACGCCTACGCCCGTACGGGCTACCACCGTGGCCTGGACGCCCTGCGTCGCAGCGGCTGGAAGGGGCACGGCCCCATTCCCTGGGAGCACGAGGCGAACCGTGGATTCCTGCGCGCCCTGCACGCCCTCGCGCGCGCGGCGCAGGGGATCGGTGAGCAGGAGGAGTACGAGCGCTGCACCCAGTTCCTGAAGGACTCCTCGCCGACGGCGGCCCAGACGCTCGGCTAG
- a CDS encoding tryptophan 2,3-dioxygenase family protein, producing the protein MSQTAHQTPQSHEAHEPETPHLDFQGTTPYEDYVKADVLTHLQHTLSDDPGEMVFLVTTQVMELWFTVIVHEWETAARALREDRVPVAIDALKRSVRELEALNASWTPLAQLTPAQFNSYRSALGEGSGFQSAMYRRMEFLLGEKSASMLVPHRGAQRVHAELEKALHEPSLYDEVLRLLARRGHAVPDAVLRRDVSRRYEPSDEVEAVWTALYSGDPADELARLGEALTDVAELVWRWRNDHLLATRRAMGAKPGTGGSAGVAWLEKRAQKNVFPELWTARSYV; encoded by the coding sequence ATGTCCCAAACGGCTCACCAGACTCCTCAGTCCCATGAGGCTCATGAGCCCGAGACCCCGCATCTCGACTTCCAGGGCACGACGCCGTACGAGGACTACGTCAAGGCGGACGTGCTCACCCACCTCCAGCACACCCTCTCCGACGACCCCGGAGAGATGGTCTTCCTGGTCACGACCCAGGTGATGGAGCTGTGGTTCACGGTGATCGTCCACGAGTGGGAGACTGCGGCCCGTGCCCTGCGCGAGGACCGGGTCCCGGTGGCGATCGATGCGCTGAAGAGGTCCGTACGGGAGCTGGAGGCGCTGAACGCGTCCTGGACGCCCCTCGCCCAGCTGACGCCCGCCCAGTTCAACTCGTACCGCTCGGCCCTCGGCGAGGGCTCCGGCTTCCAGTCGGCGATGTACCGCCGCATGGAGTTCCTGCTCGGCGAGAAGTCCGCCTCCATGCTGGTCCCGCACCGGGGCGCACAGCGCGTCCACGCCGAACTGGAGAAGGCGCTGCACGAGCCGAGCCTGTACGACGAGGTGCTGCGGCTGCTCGCGCGGCGCGGGCACGCGGTACCGGACGCCGTGCTGCGGCGTGACGTCTCCCGGCGGTACGAGCCGTCGGACGAGGTCGAGGCGGTCTGGACCGCCCTCTACTCCGGGGACCCGGCCGACGAACTCGCCCGGCTGGGCGAGGCGTTGACCGATGTGGCGGAACTGGTGTGGCGCTGGCGCAACGACCACCTGCTCGCCACCCGGCGCGCGATGGGCGCCAAGCCCGGCACGGGCGGCTCCGCCGGGGTGGCCTGGCTGGAGAAGCGGGCGCAGAAGAACGTGTTCCCCGAGCTGTGGACGGCGCGGTCGTATGTCTGA
- the kynU gene encoding kynureninase — protein MSELMSKARELDAADELSGLRAKFVLDEAVYLDGNSLGALPAAVPDRMQDVVRRQWGSLRIRSWDESGWWTAPERIGDRIAPLVGAAPGQIVVGDSTSVNVFKALVAAVRMAAGEGSVAGEGSDGRDEIVVDATTFPTDGYIAESAARMTGCTLRPVVPAEVPGVLSDRTAAVLLNHVDYRTGRLHDLPGLTAAVHAAGAVAVWDLCHSAGALPVGLDEHGVDLAVGCTYKYLNGGPGSPAYLYVRRELQDRFDSPLPGWNSHTEPFGMRPDYEPATGAPRGRVGTPDILSMLALEAALEVWDDVPIDAVRAKSLALTDFFLECVAAYVPEGRVESLTPAAHAERGSQVALRCEDAGDVMKRLVESGVVGDFRRPDVLRFGFTPLYVGFADVERAARVLAEVVS, from the coding sequence ATGTCTGAACTGATGTCGAAAGCAAGGGAGTTGGACGCCGCCGACGAGCTGTCCGGGCTGCGCGCGAAATTCGTGCTCGACGAGGCGGTCTACCTGGACGGGAACTCGCTGGGCGCGCTGCCCGCGGCCGTACCGGACCGGATGCAGGACGTCGTCCGCAGGCAGTGGGGTTCGCTGCGGATCCGCTCCTGGGACGAGAGCGGCTGGTGGACCGCGCCGGAGCGGATCGGCGACCGGATCGCCCCGCTGGTCGGGGCGGCGCCCGGGCAGATCGTGGTCGGCGACTCGACCAGCGTCAACGTCTTCAAGGCCCTGGTGGCGGCCGTGCGTATGGCCGCCGGGGAAGGGAGCGTGGCCGGGGAAGGGAGCGACGGCCGGGACGAGATCGTGGTCGATGCGACGACGTTCCCGACGGACGGGTACATCGCCGAGTCTGCGGCGCGGATGACGGGGTGCACGCTCCGGCCGGTCGTGCCGGCCGAGGTGCCGGGCGTCCTGTCCGACCGTACGGCGGCGGTGTTGCTGAACCACGTCGACTACCGCACGGGCCGGCTGCACGACCTGCCCGGTCTGACGGCCGCCGTGCACGCGGCGGGCGCGGTCGCGGTCTGGGACCTGTGCCACAGCGCGGGCGCGCTGCCGGTGGGCCTGGACGAACACGGGGTCGACCTCGCGGTCGGCTGCACGTACAAGTACCTGAACGGAGGCCCCGGCTCACCGGCGTACCTGTATGTGCGGCGGGAGCTGCAGGACCGCTTCGACTCCCCGCTGCCGGGCTGGAACTCGCACACGGAACCCTTCGGCATGCGGCCGGACTACGAACCGGCGACGGGTGCGCCGCGCGGTCGTGTCGGCACCCCGGACATCCTGTCCATGCTCGCCCTGGAGGCGGCGCTGGAGGTGTGGGACGACGTCCCGATCGACGCGGTGCGCGCCAAGTCGCTCGCGCTGACGGACTTCTTCCTGGAGTGCGTGGCGGCGTACGTCCCCGAGGGCCGGGTCGAGTCGCTGACTCCGGCGGCCCACGCGGAGCGCGGGAGCCAGGTCGCACTGCGGTGCGAGGACGCGGGCGACGTGATGAAGCGGCTGGTCGAGAGCGGCGTGGTCGGCGACTTCCGTCGGCCGGACGTGCTGCGCTTCGGGTTCACCCCGTTGTACGTGGGCTTCGCGGATGTGGAGCGGGCGGCGCGGGTGCTGGCGGAGGTTGTGTCCTGA